One Sporocytophaga myxococcoides DNA segment encodes these proteins:
- the glmS gene encoding glutamine--fructose-6-phosphate transaminase (isomerizing): protein MCGIVAYVGNKEATPILIKGLKRLEYRGYDSAGIALLNGNLNVYKKKGKVSELEEYLKDQKVDSNIGIGHTRWATHGVPNDVNAHPHFSGKRELAIIHNGIIENYASLKLDLEQRGHVFLSETDSEVFIHFIEDIRDNNQCSLEEAVRLALTKVVGAYAIVIISKDDPNQLIAARKGSPLVIGLGQGEFFIASDASPIIEYTNEVVYLNDLEIAVIKDGRLSIKTIEDVQTTPYIQRLDLELDQIEKGGYEHFMLKEIFEQPKSIKDCLRGRVISEQAHLALGGIRQYLNKLVNADRIIILGCGTSWHAGLVAEYIFEEFARIPVEVEYASEFRYRNPIIKEGDVVIAISQSGETADTLAAIELAKAKGAIIFGVCNVVGSSIARASHEGAYLHAGPEIGVASTKAFTAQVTVLTMMAIIVGHRRGTIKESLFHQLLVDLENLPVKVEKALKTNEQIKYISSIFKDARNFLYLGRGANFPVALEGALKLKEISYIHAEGYPAAEMKHGPIALIDEEMPVMVIATKDQTYEKIVSNIQEVRARKGKVIAIVTEGDKQIEAMADFVIEVPGTHEFLMPIISVVPLQLLSYHIAVMRGCNVDQPRNLAKSVTVE, encoded by the coding sequence ATGTGTGGAATTGTTGCTTACGTTGGAAATAAAGAAGCTACACCGATTTTAATAAAAGGTCTTAAGCGACTTGAATACAGAGGATATGATAGTGCTGGAATAGCCCTTTTAAACGGTAACCTGAATGTTTATAAGAAGAAAGGTAAAGTAAGCGAGCTTGAAGAATACCTAAAAGATCAGAAAGTTGATAGTAATATAGGAATAGGTCACACACGTTGGGCTACTCATGGGGTTCCTAATGATGTGAATGCTCACCCGCACTTTTCCGGTAAAAGAGAACTTGCTATCATCCATAATGGAATCATTGAAAATTATGCCTCGCTTAAATTGGATCTGGAACAAAGGGGACATGTGTTTTTAAGTGAGACGGATTCAGAGGTTTTTATCCATTTCATAGAGGATATCAGAGATAACAATCAATGTTCTCTTGAAGAAGCGGTAAGGCTTGCTCTTACAAAAGTAGTGGGGGCTTATGCTATTGTTATTATTTCTAAAGACGATCCGAATCAACTGATCGCAGCAAGAAAAGGAAGCCCATTGGTAATTGGCCTTGGCCAAGGTGAATTTTTCATAGCATCTGATGCGTCTCCTATCATTGAATATACGAATGAGGTTGTCTATCTTAATGATCTTGAAATTGCAGTAATTAAAGATGGACGATTAAGTATTAAGACTATTGAAGATGTTCAGACTACTCCTTATATACAGAGACTTGATCTTGAGCTAGATCAGATTGAAAAAGGGGGGTATGAGCATTTTATGCTCAAGGAAATATTTGAGCAGCCAAAATCAATTAAGGATTGTCTCAGAGGAAGGGTCATTTCTGAACAAGCTCATTTAGCACTTGGAGGAATCAGGCAGTATCTGAATAAACTTGTTAATGCTGACAGAATCATCATTCTTGGCTGTGGAACATCATGGCATGCAGGGCTTGTGGCGGAGTATATTTTTGAAGAATTTGCCAGGATACCTGTTGAGGTGGAATATGCATCTGAATTCAGATATAGAAATCCCATTATTAAAGAAGGGGATGTTGTAATTGCAATATCTCAAAGTGGAGAAACTGCAGATACTCTGGCAGCTATTGAACTAGCCAAGGCGAAAGGAGCGATTATATTTGGAGTTTGTAATGTTGTAGGTTCTTCAATTGCGAGAGCCTCACATGAGGGAGCGTATCTGCATGCAGGTCCTGAAATCGGGGTTGCAAGTACAAAAGCGTTTACAGCTCAGGTTACAGTGCTTACAATGATGGCTATTATTGTTGGTCATCGAAGAGGGACTATCAAAGAAAGTCTGTTTCATCAGCTTTTGGTTGATTTGGAAAATCTTCCAGTGAAAGTCGAAAAAGCTCTGAAAACTAACGAGCAGATTAAATATATTTCCTCAATATTTAAGGATGCAAGGAACTTCCTTTATCTTGGAAGAGGAGCTAATTTCCCTGTTGCTTTGGAAGGAGCTCTCAAGTTGAAAGAAATATCATATATCCATGCAGAAGGCTATCCTGCAGCTGAAATGAAACATGGTCCAATTGCCCTGATTGATGAAGAAATGCCTGTAATGGTTATAGCTACAAAAGATCAGACTTATGAAAAAATTGTAAGTAATATTCAGGAAGTCAGAGCAAGAAAGGGAAAAGTAATAGCTATTGTTACCGAAGGGGATAAACAAATAGAGGCTATGGCAGATTTTGTGATCGAAGTGCCTGGAACACATGAGTTTTTGATGCCTATCATATCTGTGGTTCCGCTCCAGCTTTTATCCTATCATATTGCTGTGATGCGTGGCTGTAATGTGGATCAGCCTAGAAATCTGGCTAAGTCAGTAACAGTTGAATAA
- a CDS encoding RidA family protein produces the protein MAKKIINSQSAPAPIGPYSQAVKAGNTLYISGQIALIPETGAMDNKTIQEETHRVMKNLGEILKTAGLNYSNVVKTTIFVKDLNNFVAVNQVYGEYFSSEPPARETVEVSRLPKDANVEISCIAVTE, from the coding sequence ATGGCCAAGAAAATAATAAACAGTCAATCAGCCCCTGCCCCGATAGGACCATACAGCCAGGCAGTTAAAGCTGGCAATACCTTGTATATTTCCGGACAAATTGCATTGATTCCTGAAACAGGAGCTATGGATAACAAAACTATTCAGGAAGAAACTCACAGGGTAATGAAAAATCTCGGAGAAATTTTAAAAACCGCAGGCCTGAATTATTCTAATGTGGTAAAAACTACCATTTTCGTAAAGGATTTGAATAATTTTGTAGCTGTCAATCAGGTATATGGAGAATATTTTAGTTCAGAGCCTCCGGCAAGAGAAACGGTTGAAGTGAGCAGATTGCCAAAAGACGCTAATGTTGAGATTTCCTGCATCGCTGTGACAGAATAA
- the gltX gene encoding glutamate--tRNA ligase: MEREVRVRFAPSPTGALHIGGVRTALYNYLFAKKHNGKMLLRIEDTDQNRFVPGAEEYILEALDWIGIKLDEGIREGGPNGPYRQSERKALYMQYALKLVEEGNAYYAFDTSEELDAMRERLKAAKVASPQYNAITRATMKNSLTLPEDEVKKRLASGDPYVIRLKVPRKEEIRLNDMIRGWVMVHSSSLDDKILMKSDGMPTYHLANIVDDHLMGITHVIRGEEWLPSAPTHVLIYKFLGWESTMPQFAHLPLLLKPDGNGKLSKRDAEKHGFPIFPLNWEFTNPEDGKTEKIIGFREEGYLPEAVVNFLAFLGWNPGTQQELFSMEELIQAFSPERIGKSGTKFDINKAKWFNQQYLKAKTAEELSGYLTGQLNAKGIKFDASKISRIIELLKERVTFPKDFWEEGRFFFNKPEHYDTAVVNSKWTNEAVNIIVEFKDELKKESEVSADRAKDLLNQVLDKNGVKIGKMLQALRLAITGAGSGPDLMQIIEVLGVKETVSRIDSALQVLSEHVKA; this comes from the coding sequence ATGGAAAGAGAAGTCAGAGTGAGATTTGCTCCGAGCCCAACGGGAGCACTGCATATAGGTGGTGTCAGAACAGCATTGTATAATTATCTTTTTGCCAAGAAGCATAATGGAAAAATGTTACTCCGAATAGAGGATACTGATCAAAATCGCTTTGTACCAGGTGCTGAAGAGTATATTCTGGAGGCTTTGGATTGGATTGGAATCAAGCTTGATGAAGGAATAAGGGAGGGAGGACCTAATGGACCATATCGTCAGTCGGAAAGAAAGGCTTTATACATGCAGTATGCATTAAAGCTTGTGGAGGAAGGCAATGCATATTATGCATTTGATACGTCTGAAGAGCTGGATGCAATGCGTGAGAGACTTAAAGCAGCGAAAGTAGCTTCTCCTCAATATAACGCGATAACCAGAGCTACAATGAAAAATTCACTTACTCTTCCTGAAGATGAAGTGAAGAAGAGACTGGCTTCCGGAGATCCTTATGTAATTCGTTTAAAAGTTCCCCGAAAAGAAGAAATTCGTCTTAACGATATGATCAGAGGTTGGGTAATGGTTCACTCTTCTTCTCTGGATGACAAGATTCTGATGAAGTCCGATGGAATGCCTACTTACCACCTGGCTAATATAGTTGATGATCATTTAATGGGTATTACACATGTAATTCGTGGTGAAGAATGGTTGCCAAGTGCCCCTACCCATGTTCTTATTTATAAATTTTTAGGGTGGGAATCAACTATGCCTCAGTTTGCGCACCTTCCACTTCTGTTGAAACCAGATGGTAATGGAAAGCTTAGTAAAAGAGATGCGGAGAAACATGGGTTTCCGATTTTCCCTTTAAATTGGGAGTTTACAAATCCTGAAGATGGTAAGACTGAAAAAATTATAGGGTTCCGAGAGGAAGGTTATTTACCTGAAGCTGTGGTTAATTTCCTTGCTTTTTTAGGTTGGAACCCAGGTACCCAACAGGAGTTGTTTTCCATGGAAGAATTGATTCAAGCATTTAGTCCAGAAAGAATTGGAAAATCAGGTACCAAATTCGATATTAATAAAGCTAAATGGTTCAATCAACAGTATCTTAAGGCAAAAACTGCAGAAGAATTATCAGGTTATCTTACAGGACAATTAAATGCTAAGGGGATAAAGTTTGATGCTTCTAAAATCTCCAGAATCATCGAATTGTTAAAAGAACGTGTTACCTTCCCTAAAGACTTCTGGGAAGAAGGCCGTTTCTTCTTCAATAAACCTGAACATTATGACACGGCAGTGGTTAATTCTAAGTGGACCAATGAGGCTGTGAACATCATTGTTGAGTTTAAAGACGAACTGAAAAAAGAATCTGAAGTAAGCGCAGATCGAGCAAAAGATTTACTCAACCAAGTGCTTGATAAAAACGGAGTCAAGATTGGTAAAATGCTTCAGGCATTAAGATTGGCAATTACAGGAGCAGGTTCTGGTCCTGACTTGATGCAGATTATTGAGGTGTTAGGAGTTAAAGAAACAGTTAGTCGGATAGATTCAGCTTTGCAGGTTCTCAGCGAACATGTAAAAGCTTAA
- a CDS encoding phosphatase PAP2 family protein produces the protein MKNTGYFFYLFLLYLITGAVLLFLFFKGPIEIFVNQFHTPFLDEFFQIITMFGEGILPICIIIILFFRKIYYGIVASVSLIVSTIIVQSLKRTIFSDVLRPKAYLKDVPDLYYIENIEIYSLHSFPSGHSSGAFTLFIVLAYFAKNKIVQVFYFVMAFMVTLSRVYMMQHFFIDTYFGAAIGVLISVIVIYYFENYSSLKNKPFADKPIYKLNS, from the coding sequence TTGAAAAATACGGGATATTTCTTTTATTTATTTCTACTGTATTTAATAACAGGAGCTGTTCTCTTATTCCTTTTTTTTAAAGGTCCGATTGAGATTTTTGTCAATCAGTTTCACACACCATTCCTTGACGAATTTTTCCAGATTATAACAATGTTTGGTGAAGGAATTCTTCCTATCTGCATTATTATAATCCTTTTCTTCAGAAAGATTTATTATGGAATAGTTGCTAGTGTTTCATTAATAGTCAGCACTATTATTGTTCAAAGCCTAAAGCGTACAATTTTTAGTGATGTATTAAGACCTAAAGCTTATCTGAAGGATGTTCCTGATTTATATTATATAGAAAATATAGAAATATATTCCCTTCATAGCTTTCCTTCCGGACACTCTTCCGGCGCGTTTACTTTGTTTATAGTACTCGCTTATTTTGCTAAGAATAAAATCGTTCAGGTATTTTATTTTGTAATGGCATTTATGGTTACACTTTCGAGGGTTTATATGATGCAGCATTTCTTTATTGATACATACTTTGGTGCTGCTATAGGAGTATTGATTTCTGTTATTGTTATTTACTATTTTGAAAATTACAGCAGTCTTAAGAATAAGCCTTTTGCCGATAAACCAATTTATAAGCTAAACTCCTAG
- a CDS encoding ArnT family glycosyltransferase, protein MYLRYLPYYLIIALAGAVLFLPFLGSVHLFDWDEINFAESSREMILSGDYFRVQINYQPFWEKPPLFFWLQAASMHLFGFNEFAARFPNAIIGIITLLAIFKIGTKEFDLKFGLFWVMFYAGSFLPHFYFKSGIIDPLFNLCIFLGIYFLSLVASEDYQKGGKRRVEILLAGIFIGLGVLTKGPVAMLIAILVSLSFMAVRRKPGVFKFTEIAMFFFTAGLVAFLWFGLEIIKNGFWFIEEFIDYQIRLFKTQDAGHGGPFYYHFVVLLLGCFPASLFVYKSFGKVYTDTYRQKDLKLWITISLLVVLILFSIVKTKIVHYSSFCYFPITFLAAYALYKIDTRKLRLKKYFNISFGVIGITVSLALILLPLFYKFKDKLPLDKLFPDRFARANMDAVVHWSGFESLAGAFYLIAVIVALVLLSKDQVTRAAILICCSTMIVIELSMALVVPKVEKYSQAAAIEFFESLQGKDVYVEVVGYKSYAQYFYSQRKPGYNNGNPVDLNVLLTGKLDKPAYFITKVGREGDLEKAPGVEKIGGKNGFLFYRRLP, encoded by the coding sequence ATGTATCTGCGTTATCTTCCCTATTACCTTATAATTGCTCTGGCCGGGGCTGTTTTATTTTTACCGTTTCTGGGGAGTGTGCATCTATTTGATTGGGATGAAATAAACTTTGCAGAGTCTTCAAGGGAAATGATTCTTAGCGGGGATTATTTCCGGGTTCAAATCAACTACCAGCCTTTCTGGGAGAAGCCTCCACTATTCTTCTGGTTGCAAGCAGCAAGCATGCATTTGTTTGGATTTAATGAATTCGCAGCGCGTTTCCCGAATGCCATAATTGGTATTATTACTCTTCTTGCTATCTTTAAAATAGGAACAAAAGAGTTTGATTTAAAATTTGGGTTGTTCTGGGTAATGTTTTATGCCGGATCCTTTTTGCCCCATTTTTATTTTAAATCCGGAATTATTGACCCACTATTTAACCTTTGTATATTTCTGGGAATTTACTTTCTGAGTTTAGTAGCTTCAGAGGATTATCAGAAAGGAGGAAAAAGAAGAGTTGAAATTTTGTTAGCCGGAATTTTTATCGGCCTGGGCGTATTGACTAAAGGCCCCGTTGCAATGCTGATAGCTATACTTGTTTCTTTATCCTTTATGGCAGTTAGAAGAAAGCCGGGTGTTTTCAAGTTTACAGAAATTGCGATGTTTTTCTTTACTGCAGGCCTGGTTGCTTTTCTATGGTTTGGCTTAGAAATTATTAAAAACGGTTTTTGGTTTATTGAAGAGTTTATAGACTATCAGATTCGTTTATTCAAAACCCAGGATGCAGGCCACGGGGGGCCGTTTTACTATCATTTTGTAGTATTGTTACTAGGCTGTTTTCCAGCTTCCTTGTTTGTCTATAAATCATTTGGTAAAGTATATACTGACACGTACAGACAGAAGGATTTGAAGTTATGGATAACCATTTCTCTTTTAGTTGTACTTATTTTGTTTTCCATAGTAAAAACTAAAATAGTGCACTATTCTTCTTTCTGTTATTTCCCGATTACTTTCTTAGCTGCTTATGCCCTATATAAAATAGATACCAGAAAGTTGCGCTTAAAAAAGTATTTTAATATAAGTTTTGGTGTTATTGGCATTACTGTAAGCCTCGCTTTAATCCTTCTTCCTTTGTTCTATAAGTTTAAGGATAAATTACCTCTGGATAAATTATTTCCAGACCGTTTTGCGAGAGCGAACATGGATGCTGTAGTTCATTGGTCCGGCTTTGAATCTCTTGCAGGGGCCTTTTACCTGATTGCTGTTATCGTTGCTCTTGTGCTTTTATCAAAGGACCAGGTTACCCGTGCAGCAATTCTAATCTGTTGTTCAACAATGATAGTTATAGAGCTGTCAATGGCATTGGTAGTTCCCAAAGTTGAAAAATATTCACAGGCAGCTGCCATTGAATTTTTTGAAAGCTTGCAAGGAAAGGATGTATATGTTGAAGTAGTCGGGTATAAGAGTTATGCTCAATATTTCTATTCTCAAAGAAAACCTGGATATAATAATGGAAATCCCGTTGATTTAAATGTTTTGTTAACAGGAAAGTTAGACAAGCCAGCCTATTTTATAACCAAAGTAGGACGTGAAGGAGACCTGGAAAAAGCTCCGGGAGTTGAAAAAATAGGAGGGAAAAACGGCTTTTTATTCTATCGCCGTTTACCCTGA
- a CDS encoding glycosyltransferase family 2 protein, whose product MYNNKKVVVVLPAYNAELTLKKTFDEIPFDIVDEVILVDDASKDQTAKVAREIGIKHVVVHTQNKGYGGNQKTCYDTALKLGADIVIMLHPDYQYTPKLIHAMTSIIGNDLYQVVLGSRILGKGALKGGMPMYKYIANRFLTLSQNILINQKLSEYHTGYRAFSKTALEAIAYHKNSDDFVFDNQMLSQIFMAGFEIAEVTCPTKYFKEASSINFKRSSIYGLGVLKVSLTHFFHKLGIIKSPIYSK is encoded by the coding sequence ATGTACAACAACAAAAAAGTCGTGGTAGTGCTGCCGGCATATAATGCGGAACTTACATTAAAGAAAACATTTGACGAGATTCCCTTTGATATTGTCGATGAAGTAATTCTTGTAGATGATGCAAGTAAAGACCAGACTGCAAAAGTGGCTAGGGAAATAGGGATAAAACATGTGGTTGTTCATACTCAGAATAAGGGTTATGGTGGAAATCAAAAAACCTGTTACGATACTGCCCTGAAACTAGGTGCTGATATTGTTATAATGCTACATCCTGATTATCAATACACGCCTAAACTGATTCATGCCATGACCAGCATAATCGGAAATGATTTGTATCAGGTAGTCCTGGGAAGCAGAATTCTCGGTAAAGGTGCTCTTAAAGGAGGAATGCCAATGTATAAATATATTGCCAACAGATTCCTTACCTTGTCACAGAATATTCTGATCAATCAGAAATTAAGTGAGTACCATACTGGTTACAGAGCTTTTTCGAAAACCGCACTGGAAGCAATAGCCTACCATAAAAACTCTGATGATTTTGTTTTTGACAATCAAATGCTTTCTCAGATTTTTATGGCAGGTTTTGAAATTGCAGAAGTTACTTGTCCAACTAAATATTTTAAAGAAGCTTCTTCAATCAACTTTAAAAGAAGTTCTATATATGGCTTAGGAGTATTGAAAGTTTCTCTGACTCACTTCTTCCACAAGCTGGGAATTATCAAATCTCCCATTTATTCAAAATAA
- a CDS encoding NAD(P)-dependent oxidoreductase: protein MKTINIGILREGRIPTDRRVPLLPEQCKAISEKYPFVKFFIQPSPERCVKDSEYESLGFPLQEDLSCCHILFGVKEVPIPLLLHDKTYFFFSHTIKKQPHNKKLLQTILEKRIRLIDYEVLTDKNSNRIIAFGRYAGIVGTYNAFYTYGQRFGLYDLKRAYACFDYSELKQELKKVTLPPIKIALTGGGRVSNGAIEILKELKIAKVSASDFLAQNFSYPVYCQLRSADYHKKRNGEAWSGEEFYSHPERFYSTFYKYEKVTDLLIAGAYWNPKAPALFTKEDMLRDDFRIKIIADITCDIDGSIPCTKRPSTINDPVYDYNPFTGELELAFSNHDNITVMAIDNLPGELARDASKDFGRQLIENVLPNLLGDDKDRTIEKATITKGGKLTEKFAYLEDFVRG from the coding sequence ATGAAAACGATAAACATAGGAATTCTAAGAGAAGGCAGAATTCCAACAGACAGGAGAGTTCCTTTGTTACCGGAACAATGTAAGGCAATAAGCGAAAAATATCCTTTTGTTAAATTTTTTATTCAGCCTAGTCCTGAACGTTGTGTTAAAGATTCTGAGTATGAGTCGCTTGGTTTTCCTTTGCAGGAAGATTTATCTTGTTGTCATATTCTTTTTGGAGTGAAAGAAGTACCTATTCCACTTTTGCTTCATGATAAAACCTATTTCTTTTTTTCTCATACTATTAAGAAACAACCTCACAATAAGAAATTATTGCAGACGATCCTTGAAAAGAGAATCAGGCTTATTGACTATGAGGTTTTGACAGATAAAAATAGTAACAGAATTATCGCTTTTGGCAGATATGCCGGGATTGTTGGTACTTATAATGCTTTTTATACATATGGTCAAAGATTTGGTCTGTATGATTTGAAAAGGGCTTATGCTTGTTTTGATTATTCGGAATTAAAACAAGAACTAAAAAAAGTGACCTTACCTCCAATTAAAATTGCTTTAACAGGCGGTGGAAGAGTAAGTAATGGGGCGATTGAAATATTAAAGGAGCTTAAAATTGCCAAAGTTTCAGCTTCTGATTTCCTGGCCCAAAATTTCTCTTATCCGGTTTATTGTCAACTCAGATCTGCAGATTATCATAAAAAAAGAAATGGAGAGGCATGGTCCGGGGAGGAGTTTTATAGCCATCCTGAAAGATTTTATTCAACTTTTTATAAATATGAAAAAGTTACGGATCTTCTTATTGCCGGTGCATATTGGAATCCTAAGGCTCCAGCACTTTTTACCAAAGAAGATATGCTGAGAGACGATTTTAGGATAAAGATCATTGCAGATATTACCTGTGATATAGACGGTTCTATACCATGTACTAAACGCCCTTCAACGATAAATGATCCCGTATATGACTACAATCCATTTACAGGGGAGTTGGAATTGGCCTTTTCAAATCATGATAATATAACTGTGATGGCAATTGATAATCTTCCAGGGGAACTTGCGAGAGATGCAAGTAAAGACTTTGGAAGACAACTGATTGAAAATGTACTCCCGAACCTTCTTGGTGATGATAAGGATCGAACAATTGAGAAAGCAACTATAACAAAGGGAGGAAAGCTTACAGAAAAGTTCGCGTATCTGGAGGACTTTGTAAGAGGTTAA